In the Microtus pennsylvanicus isolate mMicPen1 chromosome 6, mMicPen1.hap1, whole genome shotgun sequence genome, one interval contains:
- the LOC142852933 gene encoding small ribosomal subunit protein eS4, X isoform-like — MARGPNKHLKRVAAPKHWMLDKLTGVFAPRPSTGPHKLRECLPLIIFLRNRLKYALTGDEVKKICIQRFIKIDGKVRTDITYPDRFIDVINIDKTGENFCLIYDTKGRFALHHITPEEAKYKLCKVRKIFVGTKGIPHLVTHDARTIRYPDLLIKVNDTIQIDLDTGKITDFIKFDTGNLCMVTGGANLGRIGVITNRERHPGSFDVVHVKDANGNSFATRLSNIFVIGKGNKPWISLPRGKGIRLTVAEERDKRLAATQSSGWTGL, encoded by the coding sequence ATGGCTCGTGGTCCCAATAAACATCTGAAGCGTGTAGCAGCTCCAAAGCATTGGATGCTGGATAAACTAACCGGCGTGTTTGCGCCTCGTCCGTCCACTGGCcctcacaagctgagggaatgtCTGCCTCTGATCATTTTCCTGAGGAACAGGCTTAAGTATGCCCTGACTGGCGATGAAGTGAAGAAGATCTGCATCCAGCGCTTCATTAAGATTGATGGCAAAGTCAGGACCGATATAACCTACCCTGATAGGTTTATAGATGTCATCAACATTGACAAGACTGGAGAGAACTTCTGTCTGATCTATGACACCAAGGGTCGCTTTGCCCTTCATCATATTACACCTGAGGAGGCCAAGTACAAGTTGTGCAAAGTGAGAAAGATCTTTGTGGGCacaaaaggaatcccacatctggTGACCCATGATGCTCGCACTATTCGCTACCCTGATCTCCTCATCAAGGTGAATGACACCATTCAGATTGATTTGGATACGGGTAAAATAACCGACTTCATCAAGTTTGACACTGGTAACCTGTGTATGGTGACTGGGGGTGCTAACTTGGGAAGAATTGGTGTGATcaccaacagagagagacatcccGGCTCTTTTGATGTGGTCCATGTGAAAGATGCCAATGGCAACAGCTTTGCCACCCGGCTTTCCAACATTTTTGTTATTGGCAAGGGCAACAAACCATGGATTTCTCTTCCCCGAGGAAAAGGAATCCGCCTCACAGTtgctgaagagagagacaagaggctAGCGGCCACACAGAGCAGTGGGTGGACGGGTCTCtaa